The following are from one region of the Paenalkalicoccus suaedae genome:
- a CDS encoding carbohydrate ABC transporter permease: MKATIDQTNESGNKPKKRKKGKHNASGYLFVAPMMIGSIIIIFYPIVASFVLSLTDWNLITGFDGANFIGLSNFVTLFQDSIFLRGLRNNLILLTVVPIGLYLSLVLAVIINKYVFGKDAFKVIYFMPYISSTVAVALIFRVLFHPSDGPINQFLLSVGFENVPGWIASTTWSLPSVMIIIIWTQIGLQLVLYLAALQNIPQELYEAAEVDGASAFYKFRKITVPLVTPVTFLLLIQGLVNSFKVFDLIKVLTDGGPANSTNIPVLYLYQQGFEELRTGYASSIAVILFLILVIITYLQWIGQKKWVNY; this comes from the coding sequence GTGAAGGCAACAATAGACCAAACAAATGAAAGCGGTAACAAACCGAAGAAGAGAAAAAAAGGAAAGCATAATGCTTCTGGTTATCTATTCGTCGCACCTATGATGATCGGAAGTATCATTATCATTTTTTATCCAATTGTAGCATCGTTTGTTTTAAGCTTGACCGACTGGAATCTGATAACTGGCTTTGATGGAGCTAACTTTATAGGTCTTTCAAATTTCGTCACCTTATTTCAAGATTCCATCTTTTTAAGAGGTCTTCGTAATAACTTAATTTTACTGACTGTCGTTCCAATAGGACTTTATTTATCGCTAGTCCTTGCAGTTATTATTAATAAGTATGTATTTGGTAAGGATGCTTTTAAGGTTATTTATTTTATGCCTTACATCTCAAGTACAGTAGCGGTAGCCCTGATTTTCCGAGTGCTTTTCCACCCTTCGGATGGGCCAATTAATCAATTTTTACTATCTGTAGGATTTGAGAATGTACCAGGATGGATTGCTTCAACTACCTGGTCTCTACCTTCAGTTATGATCATTATTATATGGACACAAATTGGACTGCAGTTAGTGCTTTATTTAGCAGCACTTCAAAATATCCCTCAAGAGCTTTATGAAGCGGCTGAAGTAGATGGAGCATCTGCGTTTTATAAGTTTAGAAAAATCACTGTACCACTCGTAACACCAGTCACTTTTTTACTTCTCATTCAAGGATTAGTAAACTCGTTTAAGGTGTTTGACTTAATAAAAGTATTAACAGACGGAGGTCCAGCAAACTCCACAAATATTCCTGTTCTTTATTTATATCAGCAGGGTTTTGAAGAATTACGAACAGGCTATGCGTCATCGATCGCCGTTATCTTATTCTTAATTCTTGTAATCATAACGTACTTACAGTGGATTGGTCAGAAGAAATGGGTCAACTACTAG
- a CDS encoding globin-coupled sensor protein — MGIFSFRTAPVTRFEPTLSYAEGSRIRLESSQLTERLRYMNVTKEKLALLQEVKPYILEIKDDFLDLVLEHVYTVEELRQIAEEHSTRQRLKDVFAMYLATLFEGTIDEKYVQVRQRIGATHKGADLPVAWFLATYQAFNSLLIPQIVSRYINDAEKLSDILVSITDVMNFDSQLVVETYLNSKMDELNAIHQEQQNLQQELGALSQELAAMVDENEASLGETASRAEKMGAATGSTMERSQNVLALTKQSGENIEKMTGSFGVLREQVNASTGMVEEMQRISKSISEMTGQIENIAEQTNLLALNASIEAARAGEAGKGFAVVADEVRKLAENSKTITQSIIALALESTTNTDQLVTSLETMNRATVESDENMVNVKSSFSSVRDEMKSYSSLFQSNKEEVDQIVSSVRELADSTTNLSNVSNQLLMKGQTMSAG, encoded by the coding sequence ATGGGAATATTTTCGTTCCGCACAGCCCCTGTTACTCGCTTTGAACCTACGTTGTCTTATGCAGAAGGAAGCAGAATTCGTCTTGAAAGCAGTCAACTCACGGAGCGTCTGCGCTATATGAATGTGACGAAAGAAAAGCTTGCACTGCTTCAGGAAGTGAAGCCTTACATTCTTGAGATCAAAGACGATTTTCTAGATCTTGTTCTTGAACACGTTTACACGGTGGAGGAACTTCGTCAAATCGCAGAGGAGCATTCTACTCGGCAAAGGCTGAAGGATGTGTTTGCTATGTACCTGGCAACGCTATTTGAAGGCACCATCGATGAAAAATATGTTCAGGTGCGGCAGCGGATCGGTGCAACGCATAAAGGCGCTGACCTTCCTGTGGCCTGGTTTCTCGCCACTTATCAGGCATTCAACAGCCTGCTCATCCCGCAGATCGTTTCTCGCTATATTAATGACGCGGAGAAGCTCTCCGATATCTTAGTATCGATTACCGACGTGATGAATTTTGACTCCCAGCTCGTTGTGGAAACGTACCTGAACAGTAAAATGGATGAGCTGAATGCCATTCATCAGGAGCAGCAGAACCTCCAGCAGGAGCTCGGTGCCCTCAGTCAGGAACTTGCAGCGATGGTGGATGAAAACGAAGCCTCACTCGGAGAAACGGCTTCGCGGGCGGAAAAGATGGGAGCGGCTACCGGAAGCACCATGGAGCGGAGCCAGAACGTCCTCGCGCTCACGAAGCAAAGCGGCGAGAATATTGAAAAGATGACGGGCTCTTTCGGAGTGCTTCGTGAACAGGTCAATGCCAGCACTGGCATGGTGGAGGAAATGCAGCGCATCTCAAAAAGCATTTCCGAAATGACAGGACAGATCGAAAATATTGCTGAACAGACTAATCTTCTGGCACTGAATGCGTCCATAGAAGCGGCGCGTGCCGGTGAGGCCGGAAAAGGATTTGCTGTCGTAGCAGATGAAGTAAGGAAACTGGCCGAAAATTCGAAGACGATCACGCAGTCGATCATTGCTCTCGCTTTGGAAAGCACCACTAATACGGATCAACTCGTCACCTCTCTTGAAACGATGAATCGAGCCACAGTAGAATCTGATGAGAATATGGTGAACGTCAAATCGAGTTTCTCCAGTGTACGAGATGAAATGAAGAGCTACAGCAGTCTTTTTCAGTCGAATAAAGAGGAAGTGGATCAAATTGTTTCATCAGTCCGTGAGCTCGCAGACTCGACGACAAACTTATCCAATGTTTCCAATCAGCTACTGATGAAGGGCCAGACGATGTCTGCTGGCTAG
- a CDS encoding macrolide 2'-phosphotransferase, translating into MDKQEIIELAARHELAIKDTVKINESGVDFRVAHVEDLDGARWILRIPRQKESMRHAAKEKHALDLMAQHVDVEVPEWTIFSPELIAYKQLSGVPAATIDMEIQGYVWALDEKNVSDAFYNSLGRALADLHSVDTTPFEQASMEKVAPADLQASMKARIEKVKEHFVIDDELWNRWQRWIQDDALWPTFVGLTHGDLHPGHILINENAEVTGMIDWTEVAITDVAIDFVAHYQLFGRDGLEKLVAAYVAAGGRTWPNMIEHIIAHDAKRALVVAEYALVSGLSDMRSMAESMLKGEM; encoded by the coding sequence ATGGATAAACAGGAGATTATTGAATTAGCGGCTCGACATGAGCTCGCAATTAAGGATACGGTAAAAATTAATGAATCTGGCGTTGATTTTCGCGTTGCGCACGTGGAGGATCTTGATGGCGCGCGGTGGATCTTACGGATTCCGCGTCAGAAGGAGTCGATGCGTCATGCAGCGAAGGAGAAGCACGCGCTCGATTTAATGGCACAGCATGTAGACGTTGAGGTGCCAGAGTGGACGATTTTCTCACCTGAGCTGATCGCGTATAAGCAGCTTTCTGGTGTACCAGCAGCGACAATTGATATGGAGATTCAAGGCTATGTCTGGGCGCTGGATGAAAAAAATGTGTCCGATGCATTTTACAATTCGCTCGGCAGAGCACTCGCCGACTTGCACAGCGTCGACACGACGCCATTTGAACAGGCTAGCATGGAGAAGGTTGCGCCAGCTGATTTACAAGCCTCTATGAAGGCTCGTATAGAAAAGGTAAAGGAGCACTTTGTTATTGATGACGAGCTCTGGAATCGTTGGCAGCGCTGGATTCAAGATGATGCGCTTTGGCCAACGTTCGTCGGTTTGACACACGGGGATCTGCATCCAGGTCACATTCTAATTAATGAGAATGCCGAGGTAACGGGTATGATTGATTGGACAGAGGTTGCCATAACGGATGTGGCGATCGACTTCGTCGCTCACTACCAGCTATTTGGTCGAGATGGTCTCGAGAAGCTAGTTGCAGCATACGTTGCGGCTGGCGGACGCACGTGGCCAAACATGATCGAACACATCATTGCTCACGACGCAAAGCGTGCGCTCGTTGTAGCAGAATACGCCCTTGTATCAGGACTTTCGGATATGCGTTCGATGGCTGAAAGCATGTTAAAAGGCGAGATGTAA
- a CDS encoding ABC transporter substrate-binding protein, which yields MTSMKKSLHLTWMAALTLVVAGCGGGDNEGNAPAEGEANGATESEEQVELNLYTWINEENGNWQATIEAYEEANPNVTINMNTLVENMDARDYYQQLDLLASSGEELDLIMLSSSQDLSRRASLGMFAPLNEYFEEEGIDIDEEYNMGATPSDDEGNYFGLPMKYNTYLVMMNKDHLDEAGLEIPTDWTWDDYREYASALTEDGRYGSYFHTWDTIWNVTYLLSKESNNLLIQEDGSSNMEDPAIEASLQLRYDLEQVDQSSEPFANVISQDLNYRQQFFQGSASMVPIPSFMVTEWGGHSAEFPIAWAPWPKENADDPQYRYASSDSIAIGNQSENKEAAYEFIRWMSTEGMLEQNKSIPAWRQTDLEEVVTNLASTTDNPEAIHIESLLHVLETGEESEQFLPPSYMGEVYSAYGTEVQRYLLGDQDIETTLENATQEVQRTIDANN from the coding sequence ATGACAAGTATGAAAAAGAGTTTACACCTAACATGGATGGCGGCACTAACATTAGTAGTAGCTGGTTGCGGTGGTGGAGACAATGAGGGAAACGCTCCAGCTGAGGGAGAGGCTAATGGCGCGACCGAAAGCGAAGAGCAAGTAGAGCTAAACCTTTATACATGGATTAACGAAGAGAATGGTAACTGGCAAGCAACAATTGAAGCATATGAAGAAGCGAATCCTAATGTAACAATCAATATGAATACGTTGGTCGAAAATATGGATGCGCGTGATTACTACCAGCAGTTAGATTTATTGGCTTCGTCTGGTGAAGAACTTGATTTAATCATGTTGTCTAGTTCACAGGATTTATCTAGACGAGCGTCACTTGGGATGTTTGCTCCTTTAAATGAATACTTTGAAGAAGAAGGAATTGATATTGACGAAGAATACAATATGGGGGCAACTCCTTCTGATGACGAAGGGAACTATTTTGGATTGCCTATGAAGTACAACACGTACCTTGTCATGATGAATAAAGATCACTTAGATGAAGCGGGTCTTGAGATCCCGACTGATTGGACGTGGGATGACTACCGAGAGTATGCAAGTGCGCTAACGGAAGACGGGAGATATGGTTCCTATTTCCATACGTGGGATACTATTTGGAACGTGACGTATTTACTTAGTAAAGAAAGTAACAACCTATTAATTCAAGAAGACGGTAGCTCTAATATGGAAGATCCGGCTATTGAGGCATCCCTGCAACTACGCTATGACTTAGAGCAAGTTGACCAATCGTCAGAGCCGTTTGCTAATGTTATTTCTCAGGACTTAAACTATCGTCAGCAATTTTTCCAAGGAAGTGCAAGTATGGTTCCAATCCCAAGCTTTATGGTAACAGAGTGGGGTGGGCATAGCGCGGAATTCCCAATAGCTTGGGCGCCATGGCCAAAAGAAAATGCAGACGATCCACAGTATCGATATGCATCATCAGATAGCATAGCTATTGGTAATCAATCAGAGAATAAAGAAGCAGCATATGAATTTATTAGGTGGATGTCAACAGAAGGAATGCTTGAGCAAAATAAATCGATTCCTGCTTGGAGACAGACTGATTTAGAAGAGGTTGTTACAAATCTTGCTAGCACAACAGACAATCCAGAAGCCATTCACATTGAATCGCTCTTGCACGTATTAGAAACAGGAGAAGAATCTGAGCAGTTCTTACCCCCAAGCTACATGGGCGAAGTTTACTCAGCTTATGGTACTGAGGTACAACGCTATCTACTAGGTGATCAAGATATTGAGACGACGCTTGAGAATGCTACACAAGAAGTACAACGAACAATTGATGCAAACAATTAA
- a CDS encoding NUDIX hydrolase — protein MMELWDIYDAHRNKTGRQIERGADFKPGDYHLVVHVAIFNDNNEMLIQQRQQNRDNWPSLWDISMGGSALAGETSQQAAERELFEELGIRLSFKNRRPTLTANFDRGFDDFYVINYPVQIEDLPLPTDEVQRARFATCDDILELIEQGIFLPHSEAFIRLLFATKTDTGMHNWKNFR, from the coding sequence ATGATGGAACTTTGGGACATTTACGATGCACACCGTAATAAAACTGGCCGACAGATCGAGCGTGGTGCAGACTTCAAACCAGGTGACTATCACCTCGTTGTGCATGTCGCTATCTTTAATGATAACAACGAAATGCTGATTCAGCAGCGCCAGCAAAATCGCGATAATTGGCCTTCGTTGTGGGATATCTCGATGGGCGGAAGCGCACTTGCCGGCGAGACGAGCCAACAGGCTGCCGAGCGAGAATTATTCGAGGAGCTCGGTATTCGTCTCTCCTTTAAGAATAGACGACCAACGCTGACCGCTAACTTTGATCGTGGCTTCGATGACTTTTACGTGATCAACTATCCCGTCCAAATTGAGGATCTGCCACTCCCAACAGACGAGGTGCAGCGCGCTCGCTTCGCTACCTGCGACGACATTTTAGAGTTGATCGAGCAAGGCATCTTTCTGCCTCATAGCGAAGCGTTCATTCGACTGCTCTTTGCCACTAAAACCGATACAGGTATGCACAATTGGAAGAACTTCCGCTAA
- a CDS encoding carbohydrate ABC transporter permease, with the protein MAVLGILFLLPFVWMLSSSFKPEGDVLTYPIEWIPQTWNAVENYREVWFGRSSFALYYWNSIKVTLLTTFVSTAFSCLAAYAFAKMTFKGRDLLFMLVLLTYMIPPQAIVVPQYLLFSSVGLVDSHLGLILLNSFSAFGTFMLRQFFLSINDSIIESAKIDGAGEFRIFFKIALPLVVPALATYSILRFIWTWNDYQNPLIFLRSEELYTIQIGIYQFADSHGAIYSLMMAAAVSSIIPLLIVFIIGQKQVIDGISLGGVKG; encoded by the coding sequence ATGGCTGTATTAGGAATTTTATTTTTACTTCCGTTTGTTTGGATGTTGTCCTCCTCGTTTAAACCGGAAGGTGATGTATTAACTTATCCGATTGAGTGGATTCCTCAAACTTGGAATGCAGTAGAGAATTATCGAGAAGTTTGGTTTGGTCGTAGCTCATTTGCTTTATACTATTGGAATTCTATTAAAGTCACGCTCTTAACAACATTTGTATCAACAGCCTTTTCGTGTCTAGCAGCATATGCGTTTGCAAAGATGACGTTTAAAGGGCGAGATTTACTCTTCATGCTCGTGTTATTAACCTATATGATTCCACCTCAAGCAATTGTGGTGCCGCAGTACTTACTATTTTCTTCAGTTGGATTAGTAGATTCGCACTTAGGACTGATTTTACTCAATAGTTTTAGTGCATTCGGAACCTTCATGTTGAGACAATTCTTCTTATCTATTAATGACTCTATTATTGAATCAGCTAAGATTGACGGCGCGGGAGAATTCCGAATTTTCTTTAAAATTGCTTTACCACTTGTCGTTCCAGCACTAGCTACGTATTCCATTTTACGATTTATATGGACATGGAATGACTACCAAAATCCACTGATTTTCTTACGATCAGAGGAGCTTTATACGATCCAAATCGGTATTTATCAATTCGCTGATTCACATGGCGCCATCTATTCGTTGATGATGGCAGCGGCAGTATCCTCAATTATTCCATTACTAATCGTATTTATTATTGGTCAAAAACAAGTGATCGATGGCATCTCATTAGGTGGAGTTAAGGGGTAA
- a CDS encoding sensor histidine kinase — protein MEITTRSWRDLSLRSRIILSSIICILLPIILSFILMNVRIQSDLMDQAVAQSQNTLNTLDIQATTYVNDFLYLSNFLTFSDETKSVLNRNLIRSETGTITRELNALDHLEITRTMEDVVNLLSPAYITIVLQNGFIYTNYQMEESLASNWIDAFEQKRNNDYFNVDWVGVHENYVTNQQSSYPYVISISRVINLSERANALLNISMREEPIQTLLSEATIYPDQELFVVDSDGLVISHSENRATMTPFLYAEALDEGHISTVFTEQRKDYLMVQKPFSYGSWRLVSLVPVDSATSNIQAVTGNVLSFLLFFFLVFLVLLIFMIRVMTHPLARLNRVIKEVKKGNLKVRSGIKGTKDIEQLGESFDLTLDMVEDMILQVKRVEKNKRKAELELLQAQVNPHFLFNILNSLRLKIMLNGDKESAKLIQSLSLLLRMTINRSNEFVSLKEEIELVEHYLDLMNFRSKSNIKLVKHLENDTLAIFVPRFLLQPLIENSINHGFDDKSGTIMIDSELREADMVIRVMDDGKGFAKEDLALIHHNLLGITQTEENNQQRRSFTGIGIKNVYQRLQFMYGEELRVSIDNRKEGGTAITISIPIKREA, from the coding sequence ATGGAGATAACAACACGATCATGGAGAGATTTATCATTACGAAGTAGGATTATTCTTTCCTCCATCATTTGTATTTTATTACCTATTATTTTGTCGTTCATTTTAATGAATGTTCGTATTCAAAGTGATTTAATGGACCAGGCTGTTGCGCAATCGCAAAATACTCTGAACACGCTTGATATTCAAGCAACAACCTATGTAAATGATTTTTTATATTTATCAAACTTCTTAACGTTTAGCGATGAGACGAAGTCTGTATTAAATCGCAATTTGATTAGAAGTGAAACAGGTACTATTACGAGAGAATTAAATGCGTTAGATCACCTTGAAATAACACGGACAATGGAAGATGTGGTCAATCTACTCTCGCCCGCCTATATCACGATCGTACTTCAGAACGGATTTATCTACACAAACTATCAGATGGAGGAGTCCTTAGCATCTAACTGGATAGACGCGTTTGAACAAAAAAGAAACAATGACTATTTTAATGTGGACTGGGTAGGCGTCCATGAGAACTATGTGACGAATCAGCAGTCGAGCTATCCATATGTGATATCGATCTCTCGAGTGATTAATTTATCAGAACGTGCTAATGCGTTGCTAAACATTAGTATGCGCGAAGAGCCAATTCAAACCCTTCTAAGTGAAGCTACCATTTATCCAGACCAAGAGCTTTTTGTTGTTGATTCGGATGGGCTTGTTATCTCTCATAGTGAGAACAGAGCGACGATGACGCCATTTTTATACGCCGAAGCTCTAGATGAAGGTCATATATCTACTGTTTTTACGGAGCAACGAAAAGACTATTTAATGGTGCAAAAGCCGTTCTCATACGGGAGTTGGCGGTTAGTCAGTCTCGTGCCTGTAGATTCAGCTACTAGCAATATTCAAGCGGTGACAGGGAATGTCCTTAGCTTTTTACTATTTTTCTTCCTTGTATTCCTTGTACTCCTTATTTTTATGATTCGCGTGATGACACATCCACTCGCAAGATTGAATCGTGTGATTAAGGAAGTAAAGAAAGGAAATTTAAAGGTCCGGTCAGGAATTAAAGGTACAAAAGATATCGAACAGCTAGGAGAGTCTTTTGATCTAACACTTGATATGGTAGAGGACATGATTTTGCAAGTAAAACGTGTAGAGAAAAATAAACGGAAAGCAGAGCTTGAACTATTACAAGCGCAAGTTAATCCTCACTTTCTATTCAATATACTAAATTCGCTACGACTAAAAATTATGCTTAACGGAGATAAAGAAAGTGCAAAACTTATTCAATCTTTATCGCTTCTTTTACGGATGACAATTAATCGAAGTAATGAATTTGTTTCACTTAAAGAAGAAATAGAACTTGTAGAGCACTATCTAGATTTGATGAACTTTAGAAGTAAATCAAACATTAAACTCGTAAAGCATCTTGAGAACGATACGTTAGCCATCTTTGTCCCACGATTTTTACTACAGCCGCTGATTGAGAATTCGATTAATCACGGATTTGATGATAAAAGTGGCACGATCATGATTGATTCAGAGCTTCGTGAGGCAGATATGGTGATTCGAGTCATGGATGACGGGAAAGGGTTTGCCAAAGAGGATTTAGCTCTGATTCATCATAATTTGTTAGGTATCACACAAACAGAAGAGAATAATCAACAAAGGCGCTCCTTCACTGGGATTGGTATTAAGAACGTGTATCAACGGCTTCAATTCATGTATGGAGAAGAGCTACGCGTATCGATCGACAATCGAAAAGAAGGCGGCACAGCAATTACTATTTCCATTCCGATTAAAAGGGAGGCTTAG
- a CDS encoding YesL family protein produces the protein MKQNGFTAFFYTFSDWFAKIVYLNILWIFFTFAGFIIFSISPATIALFAVIRQLLIEKDSFSITKKFWHVFKGEFFKANGIGICLTIVATSLALYLQLFMTTENTLLQALYYPMLMVAILLGLTILYFIPSYIHYNHKLVPTFKNACLVMIVSPLNTFTMASSVFVIAFVSLLFPILIVFFSVSLFALFVMMTALRTFRQVELKKGVAPSHTTKTLHSEA, from the coding sequence ATGAAGCAAAATGGATTTACTGCCTTCTTTTACACCTTTTCAGACTGGTTTGCAAAAATTGTTTACCTAAACATACTATGGATCTTTTTTACGTTTGCGGGATTCATTATCTTTAGTATTTCCCCTGCAACAATCGCATTATTTGCGGTGATAAGACAGCTACTTATCGAGAAAGATAGCTTCTCGATCACCAAAAAGTTTTGGCACGTATTTAAAGGAGAATTCTTTAAGGCAAATGGTATCGGTATTTGTTTAACAATCGTAGCAACTTCTCTCGCTCTATATTTACAGCTTTTCATGACTACTGAAAATACGCTACTTCAAGCACTTTATTACCCAATGTTGATGGTAGCAATATTATTAGGACTAACAATCCTTTATTTTATCCCGTCCTACATTCACTACAATCATAAACTAGTACCAACTTTCAAAAATGCCTGTTTAGTCATGATAGTTAGTCCTCTAAACACCTTTACCATGGCCTCAAGTGTTTTTGTTATTGCGTTTGTGTCATTACTATTTCCTATTCTGATTGTATTCTTTAGCGTCAGCCTGTTTGCTCTCTTTGTAATGATGACCGCACTTCGTACCTTTAGACAAGTAGAGCTAAAGAAAGGCGTTGCACCATCACATACCACTAAAACCTTACATTCAGAAGCGTGA
- a CDS encoding response regulator transcription factor: MYKIILVDDDYYVLEFLKTMVPWQSLGYEVIGVFEDGDKALEVVKKSHVDVIMTDIGMPRLDGISLIKEAKQHREGIHSIFLTCYDEFDYAHQAIKLNSFEYVLKEKMDTTMITDIVSRLKDEMDKKKQKDRELSNIRFLVKENLTVLRGRLLDHLMRKPPAIVNDWIQKHKADLNLDLSMTHCTPVLAFVDSYEALLTDDSYAFSVENIVMETINQYGKGFCLFDKEDKFYLFFDEITISKKVLLQRISDNLNTFMNVTISAIIGQHCVFPHEVSLELATLQQAEEQRFYLKQGEIDERKSSSSLGATIFEQLRHTNSELKELLLLEDNQKLHSWLEIQYAIINANQFSAKQVRNWAHSFLLDIERTIQMMQEDKEVFRLENESNEVLHVKTMWRLYEILKNAIAKAAEMVKDIHRHSSKPEIVKAKKYVMLHLDKKITLKDVSEHLHLNPSYFSRLFKQQTEMTFIDFVNKTKIERAKELMDHSQETVESISDMLGFESKSYFLKVFKKYYGATPSQYKTIQR; encoded by the coding sequence ATGTACAAAATCATTCTTGTTGATGATGACTACTACGTACTGGAATTTTTAAAGACAATGGTTCCTTGGCAAAGCCTAGGATATGAAGTAATTGGTGTGTTCGAGGATGGTGATAAAGCTTTAGAGGTTGTAAAAAAATCACATGTCGATGTTATCATGACCGACATTGGTATGCCTAGACTAGATGGGATTTCACTCATTAAAGAGGCAAAACAGCATCGGGAAGGAATCCATTCAATCTTTCTAACTTGTTACGATGAATTTGATTATGCACATCAGGCGATCAAGCTTAATTCATTTGAATATGTCTTGAAAGAGAAAATGGATACGACGATGATTACCGATATCGTATCTAGATTAAAAGATGAGATGGACAAGAAGAAACAGAAAGATAGGGAACTTTCCAATATCCGCTTTCTTGTGAAAGAGAACCTCACTGTGCTTCGTGGTAGGCTGCTTGACCATCTCATGCGAAAGCCTCCAGCGATAGTGAATGATTGGATTCAAAAGCACAAAGCGGATTTGAATTTGGACCTGTCCATGACTCACTGCACTCCAGTACTTGCATTTGTTGATTCCTATGAGGCGCTACTTACAGATGATTCTTATGCATTCTCTGTAGAAAATATTGTGATGGAAACGATCAATCAGTACGGAAAAGGGTTCTGTTTATTTGATAAAGAGGACAAATTTTATCTATTTTTTGACGAGATAACGATCTCTAAAAAAGTGCTACTTCAACGAATTAGTGATAATTTAAATACTTTTATGAATGTAACTATATCCGCCATTATTGGACAACATTGCGTATTCCCTCATGAAGTCTCGTTAGAGTTAGCTACCCTACAACAAGCTGAAGAACAGCGCTTTTATTTAAAGCAAGGTGAAATAGATGAAAGAAAGTCTTCCTCTTCGTTAGGCGCTACCATTTTTGAGCAATTACGTCATACGAATAGTGAGCTTAAAGAATTGTTGTTACTAGAAGACAACCAGAAGCTTCACTCATGGCTAGAGATTCAATATGCGATTATAAATGCAAATCAATTTTCAGCAAAACAAGTGAGGAATTGGGCGCACAGCTTCCTTTTAGACATCGAACGAACGATTCAAATGATGCAAGAAGACAAGGAAGTATTCCGATTAGAAAATGAATCTAATGAGGTTCTTCACGTTAAGACAATGTGGAGACTATATGAAATCTTAAAGAATGCAATAGCCAAGGCTGCCGAGATGGTAAAAGATATTCATCGTCATTCATCTAAGCCAGAAATTGTGAAAGCAAAAAAGTATGTCATGTTACATCTAGATAAGAAGATTACGTTAAAGGATGTCTCGGAGCATCTGCACTTAAACCCGAGCTACTTTAGTAGGTTGTTTAAGCAACAAACAGAGATGACGTTTATCGACTTTGTCAATAAAACAAAGATCGAACGTGCAAAAGAACTCATGGATCATTCGCAGGAAACGGTGGAATCAATTTCAGACATGCTCGGTTTTGAGAGCAAAAGCTATTTTTTAAAGGTATTTAAGAAATATTACGGAGCAACTCCAAGTCAGTATAAAACGATACAGCGATAA
- a CDS encoding cation diffusion facilitator family transporter translates to MEEKYSNLKQSERGAIISLLAYLLLASLKVTIGIYAGSIALRADGFNNVTDIVVSIAVLIGLRVSQKPPDSDHPYGHWKAESIAALVASFIIMVVGLQVLVDAGRSFLTPTTEAPNAIAAVVGALGFVVMIGVYLYNRALAKRTKSRAVDSVAKDNLSDALVSAGATLGIIGSQFGLYWLDPLLAILVGLIICHTAWGIFRSTSHALTDGVENQELTRVVSTVNHVDDVVNVKDVKARYYGSSLVVDLVIEVNSSYSFKEVHDVSTNVEELIKRKHHVLDVHVHAEPIEV, encoded by the coding sequence GTGGAAGAGAAATATAGCAATCTCAAACAGAGCGAACGAGGCGCGATCATAAGCCTCCTTGCCTACTTACTACTCGCTAGTTTAAAAGTAACAATTGGTATATATGCTGGCTCCATCGCGCTTCGTGCGGATGGTTTTAACAACGTTACGGACATTGTCGTGTCGATCGCCGTGCTCATCGGTCTCCGAGTTTCTCAAAAGCCGCCAGATAGTGATCATCCATACGGCCACTGGAAGGCAGAGTCGATCGCTGCGCTCGTTGCATCGTTTATCATTATGGTCGTCGGGCTACAGGTGCTCGTCGATGCCGGCCGCTCCTTCCTCACGCCGACAACAGAGGCGCCAAACGCCATCGCAGCAGTTGTTGGCGCGCTTGGTTTTGTCGTCATGATCGGCGTGTATCTCTACAATCGCGCCCTAGCCAAGCGCACGAAAAGCCGCGCAGTGGACTCCGTTGCGAAGGACAACCTCTCCGATGCGCTCGTGAGTGCTGGTGCGACGCTTGGAATTATCGGATCGCAGTTTGGTCTCTACTGGCTTGACCCCCTACTCGCGATTCTCGTCGGCCTCATCATCTGCCACACCGCCTGGGGCATCTTCCGCAGTACCTCCCATGCCCTTACTGATGGGGTCGAAAATCAGGAGCTGACGCGCGTTGTTTCAACCGTGAATCACGTAGATGATGTCGTCAATGTGAAAGATGTGAAAGCTCGCTATTATGGAAGTAGCCTTGTCGTCGATTTGGTCATAGAGGTGAACAGTTCGTATTCTTTTAAAGAGGTCCATGACGTCTCGACTAACGTTGAGGAACTTATAAAGAGGAAGCACCATGTCCTAGACGTGCACGTTCACGCGGAGCCTATTGAGGTTTAG